In Luteitalea sp. TBR-22, one genomic interval encodes:
- a CDS encoding S41 family peptidase: MQKNRALPAVLFAVAVSALVGGVLGRRAQATADPLTDRYRVFTAALAAVEQEYVEDVESDRLVYSAITGMLQTLDPHSSFLDPRAYAQLRERQEGRYYGLGISISPIDGDITVMSLFEGSPAYKKGIRRGDVIARIEGQDTKGWTSDQAVKQLRGPKGTQVKLGLRRQGYTELIELAVERDEVNIPTLKGVFMIGPETGYVRLNDFSETTDRDLGQALETLSAKGMKRLLLDLRDNPGGPLDQAIKVSDRFLPKGDMVVYTRGRTRNSDQDYRASDASDFGTMPVVVLVNRNSASASEIVSGALQDHDRALIVGEKTFGKALVQSVYRISEGAGLALTTARYFTPSGRLIQRPWDGTFDEYLTYSLREQKADEPHDPANLKLTDAGRKVYGGGGIQPDKYIAGPVEGFNPSRFGRTLWARQIFADYAGRYTAEGDTRIKGNGQTRTVSRGFTVDDAMVADFKAYLESRKVRIDEAAFTADNQFIRAMIQYDIDLALFGVEEARRNLIARDPQAQFALQQFEEAARLPHLKAASTASRQAP, from the coding sequence ATGCAGAAAAACCGCGCGCTTCCGGCGGTCCTGTTCGCCGTGGCCGTCTCCGCGCTGGTCGGCGGCGTGCTCGGCCGCCGTGCCCAGGCCACGGCCGACCCCCTCACCGATCGCTACCGCGTGTTCACCGCGGCGCTGGCGGCCGTGGAGCAGGAATACGTCGAGGACGTGGAGTCGGACCGACTCGTCTACAGCGCCATCACCGGCATGCTGCAGACGCTCGATCCGCATTCGAGCTTCCTCGACCCGCGCGCCTACGCCCAGTTGCGCGAGCGCCAGGAAGGCCGCTACTACGGCCTCGGCATCTCGATTTCCCCGATCGACGGCGACATCACCGTGATGTCGCTCTTCGAAGGCTCCCCCGCGTACAAGAAGGGCATCCGCCGCGGCGACGTCATCGCCCGCATCGAAGGCCAGGACACCAAGGGCTGGACCAGCGACCAGGCCGTCAAGCAACTGCGCGGCCCCAAGGGCACGCAGGTCAAGCTGGGCCTGCGGCGGCAGGGCTACACCGAGCTGATCGAGCTGGCCGTCGAACGCGACGAGGTGAACATCCCCACCCTCAAGGGCGTGTTCATGATCGGCCCCGAGACCGGCTATGTCCGCCTGAACGACTTCTCGGAGACGACCGACCGCGACCTCGGACAGGCCCTCGAGACGCTCAGCGCGAAGGGCATGAAGCGCCTCCTGCTCGACCTGCGCGACAACCCGGGCGGCCCGCTCGATCAGGCGATCAAGGTCTCCGACCGCTTCCTGCCCAAGGGCGACATGGTGGTCTACACGCGCGGGCGCACCCGCAACTCCGACCAGGACTATCGCGCCTCCGACGCCAGCGACTTCGGCACGATGCCGGTCGTCGTGCTGGTGAACCGCAACAGCGCGAGCGCCTCGGAGATCGTCTCGGGCGCGTTGCAGGACCACGACCGCGCGCTCATCGTCGGCGAGAAGACCTTCGGCAAGGCGCTGGTGCAGTCGGTCTACCGCATCAGCGAGGGCGCCGGCCTCGCGCTGACCACCGCGCGCTACTTCACGCCGAGCGGGCGCCTGATCCAGCGGCCGTGGGACGGCACCTTCGACGAGTACCTCACCTACTCGCTGCGTGAGCAGAAGGCCGACGAACCGCATGATCCGGCCAACCTGAAGCTGACCGACGCCGGCCGCAAGGTGTACGGCGGGGGCGGGATCCAGCCCGACAAGTACATCGCCGGCCCGGTGGAGGGCTTCAACCCGTCGCGGTTCGGCCGCACGCTCTGGGCCCGCCAGATCTTTGCCGACTATGCCGGCCGCTATACCGCCGAGGGCGACACCCGCATCAAGGGCAACGGCCAGACCCGCACCGTCAGCCGCGGGTTCACCGTCGACGACGCCATGGTCGCCGACTTCAAGGCGTACCTCGAGTCCCGCAAGGTGCGCATCGACGAGGCGGCCTTCACGGCCGACAACCAGTTCATCCGGGCGATGATCCAGTACGACATCGACCTCGCGCTGTTCGGCGTCGAGGAGGCCCGGCGCAACCTGATCGCCCGCGACCCGCAGGCCCAGTTCGCGCTCCAGCAGTTCGAGGAAGCGGCACGCTTGCCCCACCTCAAGGCGGCGTCCACGGCCTCGCGCCAGGCACCGTAA
- a CDS encoding TatA/E family twin arginine-targeting protein translocase yields MFGSLGMPELVIIFVIALIVFGPRKLPELGKSLGKSLAEFKRASNELRNSLEEEIRVEEEKEKSARVTPAPAAPVAPAVVAAPVAEATPAPAIDPYTGDELYDRAQDEARQPVAETTPRGADV; encoded by the coding sequence ATGTTCGGTTCCCTCGGCATGCCGGAGTTGGTCATCATCTTCGTCATCGCCCTCATCGTGTTCGGCCCGCGCAAGCTGCCCGAGCTCGGCAAGTCCCTGGGCAAGAGCCTGGCGGAGTTCAAGCGCGCGTCGAACGAGTTGCGCAACTCGCTCGAGGAGGAGATCCGGGTCGAGGAGGAGAAGGAGAAGTCGGCCAGGGTGACGCCGGCTCCCGCGGCGCCGGTGGCGCCGGCGGTGGTGGCCGCCCCCGTGGCCGAGGCCACGCCGGCCCCCGCGATCGACCCCTACACGGGCGACGAGCTCTACGACCGCGCCCAGGACGAAGCGCGCCAGCCGGTGGCCGAGACGACGCCGCGCGGCGCCGACGTCTAA
- the tatC gene encoding twin-arginine translocase subunit TatC: MSLSPVPAVPPPPRPFDEDEEDEGVGGKMSFLEHLDELRQRLIKALLAVLVGFLVAIAFINPIFEFVMAPLQAILPSGGKLIYTEPTEAFMLYMKMGALVGLMIALPVVLWQIWAFIAPGLYAHEKRFAIPFVLMSTVFFIGGALFSHYVVFPAMWRFFASFSTDTVQFAPRIEPVFSLYVRMALGMGAVFEMPTLIMFLARVGLVTPRFLIRHTKYAILIIFVVAAIVTPSPDVVSQFLLALPMIVLYAFSIIVAWIFQKRTPPAEA; encoded by the coding sequence ATGTCCCTCTCTCCCGTCCCAGCCGTTCCGCCACCGCCCCGCCCGTTCGACGAGGACGAGGAGGACGAAGGTGTCGGCGGGAAGATGTCCTTCCTCGAGCACCTCGACGAACTGCGGCAGCGCCTGATCAAGGCGTTGCTGGCGGTGCTGGTGGGGTTCCTGGTCGCCATCGCGTTCATCAACCCCATCTTCGAGTTCGTGATGGCGCCCTTGCAGGCGATCCTGCCGTCGGGCGGCAAGCTCATCTATACGGAGCCGACCGAAGCCTTCATGCTCTACATGAAGATGGGCGCGCTGGTCGGGCTGATGATCGCGCTGCCGGTGGTGTTGTGGCAGATCTGGGCGTTCATCGCGCCCGGGCTGTACGCGCACGAGAAGCGGTTCGCCATCCCGTTCGTGCTGATGTCGACGGTGTTCTTCATCGGCGGCGCCCTCTTCTCGCACTACGTGGTGTTCCCGGCGATGTGGCGGTTCTTCGCCAGCTTCTCGACCGACACCGTGCAGTTCGCGCCGCGCATCGAGCCGGTCTTCTCGCTCTACGTCCGGATGGCCCTCGGAATGGGCGCGGTGTTCGAAATGCCGACGCTGATCATGTTCCTGGCCCGGGTGGGGCTGGTCACGCCCCGCTTCCTCATCCGGCACACCAAGTACGCCATCCTGATCATCTTCGTCGTCGCGGCGATCGTCACGCCCAGCCCCGACGTCGTGTCGCAGTTCCTCCTCGCGCTCCCGATGATCGTGCTGTACGCCTTCAGCATCATCGTCGCGTGGATCTTCCAGAAGCGGACCCCGCCGGCCGAGGCGTGA